In one Candidatus Hydrogenedentota bacterium genomic region, the following are encoded:
- a CDS encoding DUF2961 domain-containing protein, whose product MGRWVILSVVFAVSSALAQGNFGGALDDLTRRQEFTSMRTSSSAEELGSNGDSREIPPGETLVLLDAEGPGVITHIWNTIAAFDPFAGRSVVLRIYYDGNEQPSVQSPLGDFFGVGHGANKSFTSMPVVVSAGGLSRSCYWRIPFHKHIKVTVTNESPVYPVADFYFYVDWQKHEKLPEDTQYFHAEYRQSMPAAKGHYTIMETQGTGLYVGTVYSAQQVELGWFGEGDDFIYIDGSETPQLKGTGTEDYFNDAWGFREFNAPFHGVSLYEGTYPGDRVSAYRWHIMDPIAFKESIKVTIEHRGSAVDETAPIEDATLSRSNERPDWVSSVGFWYQYPPVTLGEALPPVDKRIAPYRVIPVSELTHRSDEKGRVLPSEVGKQYITAEPTGFFEVDFSVTEAGRYQLSGMFQDNPDSAVYQAVLDGKKIGLPIVMAVEGGGFAWHQLDAYDLAPGTHTLRFEKLDQQVPVMRSTGLKEDVFAIEYLVLLRLEDLTGYHELLNQRKAEKQR is encoded by the coding sequence ATGGGTCGCTGGGTCATTCTGAGTGTAGTTTTCGCGGTATCGTCCGCGCTGGCGCAGGGGAATTTCGGGGGGGCGCTGGACGACTTGACCCGACGCCAGGAATTCACGTCCATGCGGACGAGCAGTTCGGCGGAGGAGCTGGGGAGCAATGGAGATTCACGGGAGATACCGCCGGGGGAAACGCTGGTGCTGCTGGATGCGGAGGGTCCGGGCGTCATTACCCACATCTGGAATACGATCGCCGCCTTCGATCCTTTCGCGGGGCGCTCGGTGGTCCTGCGGATTTATTACGACGGCAACGAGCAGCCCAGCGTACAATCGCCGCTGGGCGATTTCTTTGGCGTGGGCCACGGGGCGAACAAGTCCTTTACCTCCATGCCCGTGGTGGTGTCGGCCGGGGGCCTTTCCCGCTCCTGCTACTGGCGAATCCCCTTTCATAAGCACATCAAGGTCACCGTCACAAACGAGTCGCCGGTCTACCCCGTGGCCGACTTTTACTTTTATGTTGACTGGCAGAAGCACGAGAAGCTTCCAGAAGACACGCAGTATTTCCACGCCGAATACCGCCAGTCCATGCCGGCGGCGAAGGGACACTATACGATTATGGAGACCCAGGGCACGGGCCTCTATGTCGGCACCGTCTATTCCGCGCAACAGGTGGAGCTGGGCTGGTTCGGCGAGGGCGATGATTTCATCTACATCGACGGTTCCGAGACGCCCCAGCTCAAGGGCACGGGCACGGAGGACTACTTCAATGACGCGTGGGGCTTCCGGGAATTCAACGCGCCGTTTCACGGCGTGAGCCTGTATGAGGGCACCTATCCGGGCGACCGGGTATCAGCCTATCGCTGGCACATCATGGATCCCATCGCATTCAAGGAATCCATCAAGGTGACCATCGAGCACCGGGGCAGCGCGGTGGATGAAACCGCTCCCATCGAAGATGCGACCCTGAGCCGCTCGAATGAACGCCCGGACTGGGTGAGCTCGGTGGGCTTCTGGTATCAATATCCCCCCGTGACCCTGGGGGAGGCGCTGCCCCCCGTGGACAAACGCATTGCGCCGTACCGCGTGATTCCGGTGAGCGAACTGACGCACCGCTCGGATGAGAAGGGCCGGGTGCTCCCCTCCGAGGTGGGCAAACAGTACATCACGGCGGAGCCGACGGGCTTTTTTGAAGTCGACTTTTCCGTTACCGAGGCGGGCCGATATCAACTCAGCGGCATGTTTCAGGATAATCCGGACAGCGCCGTCTATCAGGCGGTGCTGGACGGCAAGAAGATCGGCCTTCCCATCGTGATGGCGGTGGAAGGCGGCGGGTTCGCATGGCACCAGCTCGACGCCTACGATCTTGCGCCGGGCACGCACACGCTGCGCTTCGAAAAGCTTGATCAACAGGTGCCGGTAATGCGATCGACGGGGCTGAAGGAAGACGTATTCGCCATTGAATACCTTGTGTTGCTTCGTCTGGAAGACCTGACGGGCTACCACGAGCTTCTGAACCAGCGGAAGGCGGAAAAGCAGAGATAG
- a CDS encoding DUF4375 domain-containing protein has translation MDAVEPLRAAMTGENRYLGYSGVVGLTAAAKRGPLAPEIATALFLPLQESILGVKEGPIVGLNEACALLIQFDRDQALAFLLSAEMLSPDSIRINGVLEALYDEGVEVPRPDLLRVLRSMQELPVLTWRAHTTAKLALMLAMHKVPEDRALLEALADFSPTPSQMTEAYPDNLDTIREGAAAALLVSHGLDQVWSRVERMSETNSLGDLEEFVSQMGALERFNYHVLNGGLGDYFHRESGAEWSAVIAGFTNLGMPGKAELMRKACAVFGKDGPAPEQEAREQQVLALSEAKFAMFNGLEDAYRDSPENLKVQVARHVIKNAALFREKIPR, from the coding sequence GTGGACGCAGTGGAGCCGCTGCGCGCGGCAATGACCGGAGAGAATCGCTATCTCGGCTACTCAGGGGTGGTGGGCCTGACCGCCGCGGCAAAACGAGGGCCATTGGCTCCTGAAATCGCAACAGCGCTTTTTCTCCCGCTTCAGGAGAGTATTCTGGGCGTGAAGGAAGGGCCCATCGTAGGACTGAATGAGGCCTGCGCGCTGTTGATACAGTTTGATCGAGACCAGGCACTGGCCTTTCTCCTGTCGGCGGAAATGTTAAGCCCGGATTCGATCCGGATCAACGGTGTTCTGGAAGCGCTATACGACGAGGGTGTTGAAGTACCCCGACCTGACCTACTGCGCGTGCTGCGGTCGATGCAGGAATTACCCGTGCTGACATGGCGCGCGCACACTACCGCAAAGTTGGCTCTGATGCTGGCCATGCATAAGGTACCAGAGGACCGCGCGCTGCTCGAGGCCCTTGCCGACTTCTCTCCCACGCCGTCGCAGATGACCGAAGCTTATCCCGACAATTTGGACACGATACGGGAAGGGGCGGCCGCTGCGCTACTTGTGTCGCATGGCCTCGATCAAGTTTGGAGCCGTGTCGAAAGAATGAGCGAGACGAATTCCCTCGGGGATCTCGAGGAATTTGTTAGTCAGATGGGGGCATTGGAACGCTTCAACTACCACGTGCTCAATGGCGGTCTGGGCGATTATTTCCATCGGGAAAGTGGCGCAGAGTGGTCCGCGGTAATCGCTGGCTTTACAAACCTGGGCATGCCCGGTAAAGCGGAACTCATGCGAAAGGCTTGTGCGGTCTTTGGAAAGGACGGACCCGCTCCCGAGCAAGAAGCCCGAGAGCAACAGGTTCTCGCGCTGAGCGAGGCGAAGTTTGCGATGTTCAATGGGTTGGAGGATGCCTACCGCGACAGCCCGGAAAATCTCAAAGTGCAGGTGGCTCGCCACGTGATCAAGAATGCCGCCCTCTTTCGCGAGAAGATCCCGCGTTAA
- a CDS encoding helix-turn-helix domain-containing protein, with amino-acid sequence MIQNEREYRITRSQAEKFSRALEESDSYGGADPLLAELHRSALNSQLGELREEMAEYEALKSGLVQDIEIDSLDALPRALIRARIASGMSQKQLAERLGLKEQQVQRYETSAYAGASLTRLRDISGALGLTLSGALHLPRRGGG; translated from the coding sequence ATGATCCAGAATGAACGTGAATATCGTATCACCCGTTCCCAGGCGGAAAAATTCTCGCGCGCGCTGGAGGAAAGCGATTCGTATGGCGGTGCCGATCCATTGCTGGCGGAGTTGCACCGCTCGGCCCTTAACAGCCAGCTTGGTGAACTTCGGGAAGAAATGGCGGAGTACGAAGCGCTGAAATCCGGTTTGGTACAGGATATCGAGATTGATTCACTGGACGCTTTGCCGCGGGCCTTGATCCGGGCCCGAATCGCTTCGGGCATGAGCCAGAAGCAGCTCGCCGAGCGCCTTGGACTCAAGGAACAACAGGTTCAACGTTACGAAACCAGTGCCTACGCGGGAGCAAGTCTGACCCGGTTGCGGGATATTTCCGGCGCGCTCGGTTTGACGCTTTCGGGGGCGCTGCATCTGCCCCGGCGCGGGGGCGGCTGA
- a CDS encoding SDR family oxidoreductase — translation MKIVVIGGSGLIGSQIVRILAAEGHEVVAASPRSGVDTITGEGLDAALAGADVVVDVANSPSFEDRAVLAFFETSGENLATAEKRAGVKHHVALSVVGADRMPDSGYMRAKVAQERIIVDSGVPYSILRATQFYEFLDAIAGSGTSGDTIRLPPAKFQPVASADVAATLAGIVLGAPLNDIEDLEGPLLLPLDEYIRRYLRAKGDPRAVVTDVEATYFGAAMGHNPLVPLGKSHVGAMRLEDWMKA, via the coding sequence ATGAAAATCGTGGTCATTGGTGGAAGCGGTCTGATCGGGTCGCAAATTGTCCGAATCCTGGCTGCCGAGGGGCATGAAGTGGTTGCGGCCTCGCCGCGCTCCGGGGTCGATACGATCACGGGCGAAGGCCTGGACGCCGCCCTGGCGGGGGCGGATGTGGTGGTGGATGTGGCGAATTCGCCGTCCTTTGAGGACAGGGCGGTGCTCGCTTTCTTCGAGACGTCGGGGGAGAATCTGGCCACCGCCGAGAAACGCGCGGGCGTGAAGCACCATGTGGCTTTATCGGTGGTGGGTGCGGACCGCATGCCCGACAGCGGCTATATGCGGGCGAAGGTGGCGCAGGAGCGGATCATTGTGGACTCGGGCGTGCCCTACTCCATCCTTCGGGCGACACAGTTCTACGAGTTTCTGGATGCCATCGCGGGCTCGGGCACGTCGGGCGACACGATTCGGCTTCCTCCGGCGAAGTTTCAGCCGGTGGCCTCGGCGGATGTGGCGGCGACCCTGGCCGGGATCGTGTTGGGCGCACCATTGAACGACATAGAGGATCTCGAGGGCCCGCTGTTGCTGCCGCTGGATGAATACATTCGGCGCTATCTGCGCGCGAAAGGCGATCCACGTGCGGTGGTCACGGATGTGGAAGCGACCTATTTTGGTGCGGCGATGGGTCACAATCCTTTGGTCCCGCTGGGGAAATCCCATGTCGGCGCGATGCGCCTGGAAGATTGGATGAAGGCGTAG
- a CDS encoding YciI family protein, which produces MRVMVFVKATVDSEAGALPEMELFEAMDKFNQELIAAGIMRGEGAGLKPTSQAKRVAFDGPNRTVIDGPFAETKELVAGFWQWEVKDMDEAVAWVKRCPNPMPGPSEIEIRPFYEEADFEAMFAEVARLKGEG; this is translated from the coding sequence ATGCGTGTTATGGTTTTTGTGAAAGCGACGGTGGACAGTGAAGCCGGTGCGTTGCCGGAGATGGAACTGTTCGAGGCGATGGACAAGTTCAATCAGGAGCTGATCGCGGCGGGGATCATGCGGGGCGAGGGGGCTGGGTTGAAGCCGACGTCGCAGGCGAAGCGGGTGGCCTTTGATGGCCCGAATCGCACGGTGATTGACGGCCCTTTCGCGGAGACGAAGGAGCTGGTGGCGGGTTTCTGGCAGTGGGAGGTGAAGGATATGGACGAGGCGGTGGCCTGGGTGAAGCGCTGTCCGAATCCGATGCCGGGGCCGAGCGAAATCGAGATCCGTCCGTTCTACGAGGAGGCCGATTTTGAGGCCATGTTTGCGGAGGTGGCGCGCCTGAAGGGTGAAGGGTGA